A window of the Miscanthus floridulus cultivar M001 chromosome 14, ASM1932011v1, whole genome shotgun sequence genome harbors these coding sequences:
- the LOC136506142 gene encoding short-chain dehydrogenase ptmH-like: protein MNYLISYIIVIFINPLVNPGFLVCTYKRRRPLHPLLAKLRRVAISRVPTAMHAHAPHPMATGDDDDGQQQQGGEASSEQPVVLITGCAKGGIGYEYCQAFAGLGCRVVATDVPDRVPGLAADLAGTPAAEALPLDVTSDASVSAAVGAVLARHGRIDVLLNNAGVGCTGPLAELSPAAVARALDVNFLGQVRTVRAVAPHMAARGAGRVVNVGSVVGTAATPWAAPYCASKAAVHAATDALRLELRPFGVHVVKVVAGAVRSGLGRANAAQLAAGGQEWRMYRDFAAAIEERGRASQTRKSTDAGVFARHVARRVMSARPPREIVYGNMTLLFTALAASPGWVRDAFFAWRFGLNKNKKPR from the coding sequence ATGAATTATTTAATTAGCTATATAATAGTCATCTTCATTAATCCGTTAGTTAATCCTGGATTCCTGGTGTGCACTTATAAAAGACGCCGTCCACTCCACCCGCTGCTTGCAAAGTTGCGTCGAGTGGCCATCTCCCGAGTCCCGACTGCCATGCACGCACACGCACCCCACCCCATGGCCACCGGTGACGACGACGATGGCCAGCAGCAGCAGGGCGGCGAGGCCAGCAGCGAGCAGCCGGTGGTGCTCATCACGGGGTGCGCCAAGGGCGGGATCGGGTACGAGTACTGCCAGGCCTTCGCGGGCCTGGGCTGCCGCGTGGTGGCCACCGACGTCCCCGACCGAGTCCCCGGACTAGCCGCCGACCTCGCGGGCACGCCAGCCGCGGAGGCGCTGCCGCTGGACGTGACCTCGGACGCCAGCGTCTCCGCGGCCGTCGGCGCCGTGCTGGCGCGGCACGGCCGCATCGACGTGCTGCTCAACAACGCCGGGGTCGGGTGCACGGGCCCGCTGGCGGAGCTGTCCCCGGCCGCCGTGGCGCGGGCGCTGGACGTCAACTTCCTGGGCCAGGTCCGCACCGTGCGCGCCGTGGCGCCCCACATGGCGGCGCGCGGGGCCGGGCGCGTTGTCAACGTGGGCAGCGTGGTGGGCACCGCCGCCACGCCCTGGGCCGCGCCCTACTGCGCGTCCAAGGCCGCCGTGCACGCCGCCACCGACGCGCTCCGCCTCGAGCTCCGGCCCTTCGGTGTGCACGTCGTCAAGGTGGTCGCGGGAGCCGTCAGGTCTGGGCTGGGCCGCGCCAACGCCGCGCAGCTCGCCGCCGGCGGCCAGGAGTGGCGGATGTACCGGGACTTCGCGGCGGCGATCGAGGAGCGGGGGCGGGCGTCGCAGACGAGGAAGTCCACGGACGCGGGCGTCTTCGCTAGGCACGTGGCGCGACGGGTCATGAGCGCGCGACCGCCCAGGGAGATCGTCTACGGCAACATGACGCTGCTGTTCACCGCGCTCGCGGCGTCGCCTGGATGGGTGCGGGACGCCTTCTTCGCCTGGCGCTTCGGGCTCAACAAGAACAAGAAGCCACGCTAG
- the LOC136506000 gene encoding uncharacterized protein, with product MGQQEELAAVLKPPAAVVFSWEPVAVTTTKPAAAEARGDTIVMPPGSPTKKAAAAPPARRLSVPPPPGRAATRSLSSRAGGRAVRPEDDPFLAAYLACTKSSWDAGAGAGGTPGEGKQGRSRFTWARLGLSCKSSASVVERSMVKVAKRPELDPRDA from the coding sequence ATGGGGCAGCAGGAGGAATTAGCGGCCGTGCTGAAGCCGCCGGCCGCCGTGGTCTTCTCGTGGGAGCCAGTTGCAGTCACCACCACCAAGCCGGCTGCCGCGGAAGCCCGCGGGGACACCATCGTCATGCCGCCCGGGAGCCCGACGAAGAAGGCGGCAGCGGCACCGCCAGCGCGCCGGCTCTCGGTGCCTCCGCCGCCAGGCCGGGCCGCGACGAGAAGCCTGTCGTCGAGGGCCGGCGGCCGCGCCGTGCGGCCGGAGGACGACCCGTTCCTGGCCGCGTACCTGGCGTGCACCAAGAGCAGCTGGgacgccggtgccggtgccggtggcaCGCCGGGGGAAGGCAAGCAGGGCCGGAGCCGGTTCACGTGGGCGCGCCTCGGGCTCTCCTGCAAGAGCTCCGCCAGCGTTGTCGAGCGGAGCATGGTTAAGGTGGCCAAACGGCCGGAGCTGGATCCTAGAGATGCCTGA
- the LOC136502520 gene encoding uncharacterized protein produces the protein MATNCCTAARARRLSDLLREQQEPPFLLLHLLLQDNDDDSATPARTPAAARRRLLRGSTATVTKLALRWADDLLAGCFPCAATRQRFRRLPRADHGDVVAPADHYDRGGGAVDCGRQQLSPVSVLDLHSDDDESSPVPSHRDEHSDDDGNGKPSTSGSATGTSPPSIDLSGKIPATEERFQRKCAAFASALEWESVAADISQIPSLVELDLSASPRDDWRRLVGGGGEEEARQLAQSIEAMIFEEVRWEAVRDMVCSPQH, from the exons ATGGCCACCAACTGCTGCACCGCCGCCAGGGCCAGGCGTCTCTCGGACCTGCTGCGGGAGCAGCAGGAGCcgcccttcctcctcctccacctgctcctccaagacaacgacgacgacagcgCCACGCCGGCCCGCACGCCCGCCGCCGCGCGGAGGAGGCTGCTGCGCGGGAGCACGGCCACCGTCACCAAGCTGGCTCTGCGCTGGGCGGACGACCTCCTCGCCGGCTGCTTCCCGTGCGCCGCCACGCGCCAGAGGTTCCGCCGCTTGCCGCGCGCCGACCACGGAGACGTCGTCGCTCCCGCTGACCACTACGACCGCGGCGGCGGTGCCGTTGACTGCgggaggcagcagctcagcccCGTGTCCGTCCTGGACCTGCACTCCGACGACGACGAGTCGTCGCCCGTGCCCAGCCACC GGGATGAGCACAGCGACGACGATGGCAATGGCAAGCCATCGACCTCAGGCTCAGCGACAGGGACCTCGCCGCCATCCATCGACCTCTCCGGCAAGATCCCCGCAACGGAGGAGAGGTTTCAGAGGAAGTGCGCCGCGTTCGCGTCTGCCTTGGAGTGGGAGAGCGTCGCGGCGGACATCTCCCAGATCCCGAGCCTGGTGGAGCTCGACTTGTCCGCGTCTCCGCGGGACGACTGGCGCCgcctcgtcggcggcggcggggaagaGGAGGCCCGGCAGTTGGCTCAGAGCATCGAGGCCATGATCTTCGAGGAGGTTAGGTGGGAGGCCGTCCGTGACATGGTCTGCTCGCCACAACACTGA
- the LOC136505702 gene encoding ocs element-binding factor 1-like, with product MAHQLPMPSEWDPVLDPEVEAFLSDIGFGFLGPDATPRSPTTPTPTPPLLDVTTTTTTTTATATTTSAATAATPPEEDTSASAPLSAADADEVEERRLRRRISNRESAQRSRARKQRHLEELRGRAARLRAGNRDLAERLRGVQARAALVRLTNARLRAEATALARRLAAASRALALRQIYAAASASAPGSAGGPGSGSGTGGFFELQALASLIA from the coding sequence ATGGCCCACCAGCTCCCCATGCCGTCGGAGTGGGACCCCGTCCTGGACCCCGAGGTCGAGGCGTTCCTCTCCGACATCGGCTTCGGCTTCCTCGGACCTGACGCCACACCCAGGTCGCctacgacgccgacgccgacgccgccgctCCTGGACGTGACGACGACTACGACTACGACTACGGCCACTGCTACTACTACCTCAGCCGCCACCGCAGCGACGCCGCCGGAGGAggacacgtcggcgtcggcgccgcTGTCCGCGGCAGACGCTGACGAGGTGGAGGAGCGTCGGCTCCGGCGCAGGATCTCGAACCGCGAGTCGGCGCAGCGGTCCCGTGCCCGCAAGCAGCGGCACCTGGAGGAGCTCCGCGGGCGCGCCGCCCGCCTGCGCGCGGGGAACCGCGACCTCGCCGAGCGGCTCCGCGGCGTCCAGGCCCGCGCCGCGCTCGTCCGCCTCACCAACGCCCGCCTGCGCGCCGAGGCCACCGCCCTCGCacgccgcctcgccgccgccagcCGCGCCCTGGCGCTGCGCCAGATCTacgccgccgcctccgcgtcCGCGCCTGGTAGTGCCGGCGGccccggcagcggcagcggcaccgGCGGCTTCTTCGAGCTGCAGGCGCTCGCCTCGCTGATCGCGTAG